A stretch of Bubalus bubalis isolate 160015118507 breed Murrah chromosome 19, NDDB_SH_1, whole genome shotgun sequence DNA encodes these proteins:
- the MED10 gene encoding mediator of RNA polymerase II transcription subunit 10 — translation MAEKFDHLEEHLEKFVENIRQLGIIVSDFQPSSQAGLNQKLNFIVTGLQDIDKCRQQLHDITVPLEVFEYIDQGRNPQLYTKECLERALAKNEQVKGKIDTMKKFKSLLIQELSKVFPEDMAKYRSIRGEDHPPS, via the exons ATGGCGGAGAAGTTCGACCACCTGGAGGAGCACCTGGAGAAGTTCGTGGAGAACATCCGGCAGCTTGGCATTATCGTCAGCGACTTCCAGCCCAGCAGCCAGGCCGGGCTCAACCAGAAGCT GAATTTTATTGTTACTGGCTTACAGGATATTGATAAATGCAGACAGCAGCTTCATGATATCACGGTCCCTTTAGAAGTATTTGA GTACATAGATCAAGGGCGAAACCCCCAGCTCTACACCAAAGAGTGCCTGGAGAGGGCTCTGGCGAAGAATGAGCAAGTTAAAGGCAAGATTGACACAATGAAG AAATTTAAAAGCCTGTTGATTCAAGAACTTTCTAAAGTATTTCCAGAAGACATGGCTAAGTACCGAAGCATCCGAGGGGAGGACCACCCTCCCTCCTAA